Proteins from a single region of Nocardiopsis dassonvillei subsp. dassonvillei DSM 43111:
- a CDS encoding thioesterase II family protein, with protein MSVPEATAAGLRRLGAPAAPGAVSVVCFPHAGGTAGFFRPWARLVPDRAVLHAVQYPGRQDRIAHPPARDMDGLVRPLAEALAPSAGPDLVLFGHSMGAAVAYEVARALEARTGRALGSLVVSGRPSPRTQRDTAVSAGGEAAVLEDVRRLGGTDPALFGDEQVRDLVLPSIRADYALIEGYRPRPGPPLATPVLAVRGTGDPEVTAEEARDWAAVTHGEFRSAEFPGGHFYLIDRPGDVVGALLAQVGLAPADDPWPSTP; from the coding sequence GTGTCCGTACCTGAGGCGACCGCGGCCGGTCTGCGCCGTCTGGGCGCTCCGGCCGCGCCCGGCGCCGTCTCGGTGGTGTGCTTCCCGCACGCCGGCGGGACCGCCGGTTTCTTCCGCCCCTGGGCCAGGCTGGTGCCGGACCGGGCCGTGCTGCACGCCGTGCAGTACCCCGGGCGCCAGGACCGCATCGCCCATCCCCCGGCCCGCGACATGGACGGGCTGGTACGGCCGCTGGCCGAGGCGCTGGCCCCGTCCGCCGGCCCCGACCTGGTGCTCTTCGGGCACAGCATGGGGGCCGCCGTCGCCTACGAGGTCGCGCGTGCGCTGGAGGCGCGCACCGGTCGCGCGCTGGGGTCCCTGGTCGTGTCCGGCCGCCCCTCGCCCCGGACGCAGCGCGACACCGCCGTCTCCGCCGGAGGGGAGGCCGCCGTGCTGGAGGACGTGCGCAGGCTCGGCGGCACCGACCCGGCGCTGTTCGGCGACGAGCAGGTGCGCGACCTGGTCCTGCCCTCCATCCGGGCCGACTACGCGCTCATCGAGGGGTACCGCCCGCGCCCCGGGCCGCCGCTGGCCACGCCGGTCCTGGCCGTCCGGGGCACCGGGGACCCGGAGGTGACCGCGGAGGAGGCGCGGGACTGGGCCGCGGTCACCCACGGGGAGTTCCGCTCGGCGGAGTTCCCCGGCGGGCACTTCTACCTCATCGACCGGCCGGGGGACGTCGTCGGGGCGCTGCTCGCGCAGGTGGGCCTGGCCCCGGCCGACGACCCCTGGCCCTCCACGCCCTGA
- a CDS encoding ABC transporter permease, with protein MTVLYDSALLAGRGLRRFLRSPQLLGDAFGFPLILLVTLLVIFGEVVSGATGESYIARLAPAIVLFGTAYACVGTGVGYHSDVRTGFLDRLYTMPLSRPALLAGRLLGDLARLLTVAVVTVAAAYLFGFRFTAGFWAALAFFGVVMAFAWMFLWLALVVALRARSEQAVSGALTSPITLLLLLSSGLVPLKAFPPAAQPVIRLNPMSSTHEVLMGLSAGGPVAAPLAVSALWFAAATALLVPLALRSLRRRA; from the coding sequence GTGACCGTGCTCTACGACAGCGCCCTGCTCGCGGGCCGGGGACTGCGCAGGTTCCTGCGCAGCCCGCAACTGCTCGGGGACGCCTTCGGGTTCCCCCTCATCCTGCTCGTCACCCTCCTGGTGATCTTCGGCGAGGTCGTCTCGGGTGCCACGGGCGAGTCCTACATCGCGCGGCTGGCCCCGGCCATCGTGCTGTTCGGCACGGCCTACGCCTGTGTCGGCACCGGGGTCGGGTACCACTCCGACGTGCGCACCGGGTTCCTCGACCGGCTGTACACCATGCCGCTGTCGCGTCCGGCGCTGCTGGCCGGTCGGCTTCTGGGCGACCTGGCACGGCTGCTGACCGTGGCGGTGGTGACGGTGGCCGCGGCGTACCTGTTCGGGTTCCGCTTCACCGCCGGGTTCTGGGCCGCGCTCGCCTTCTTCGGCGTGGTCATGGCCTTCGCCTGGATGTTCCTGTGGCTGGCGCTGGTGGTGGCGCTGCGCGCCCGGAGCGAGCAGGCGGTGTCGGGCGCGCTCACCTCGCCCATCACCCTGCTGCTCCTGCTGTCGTCGGGGCTGGTCCCGCTGAAGGCGTTCCCGCCGGCAGCCCAGCCGGTCATCCGGCTCAACCCGATGTCGAGCACCCACGAGGTCCTGATGGGGCTGTCGGCGGGCGGGCCGGTGGCCGCCCCCCTGGCGGTCAGCGCCCTGTGGTTCGCCGCGGCCACGGCCCTGCTGGTGCCTCTGGCCCTACGGTCCCTGCGGCGCCGGGCCTGA
- a CDS encoding nuclear transport factor 2 family protein has product MSDNTADTLLKELFDLEHRGWEAISSANADFYREMVTDDTVVVEHDGVGTGQDLVAEIEANDSPFVGFTLENPKLVRITDDSAVLTYRATAEVTGRDMVYRLYMTSVYARRDGAWRLLFHQQTPVSS; this is encoded by the coding sequence ATGTCCGACAACACCGCCGACACCCTGCTCAAGGAACTGTTCGACCTGGAGCACCGCGGATGGGAGGCGATCTCCAGCGCGAACGCGGACTTCTACCGGGAAATGGTCACCGATGACACCGTCGTCGTCGAACACGACGGCGTCGGAACCGGACAGGACCTCGTGGCGGAGATCGAGGCCAATGACAGCCCGTTCGTCGGATTCACCCTCGAAAATCCGAAACTGGTGCGCATCACCGACGACAGCGCGGTCCTGACCTACCGGGCCACCGCGGAGGTCACCGGCCGCGACATGGTCTACCGCCTGTACATGACCAGCGTCTACGCCCGCAGGGACGGGGCCTGGCGGCTGCTGTTCCACCAGCAGACGCCCGTCTCGTCCTGA
- a CDS encoding ABC transporter permease: MSAPPTAAATERGLGNLLAQGAATAGRNIRARADAGALVTLGVFPAVFVFGFLLLFGRLLGQQGVDYAQFLPPAIIVQWMFSVANSAAPMLAADRRDGLIARYRSMPVNRGALLVGRFLADTVWALVSVAVILLCGFVAGFRFGGGVPAALGFVALAVLFGLVLTAGTSAVGLASRDPESVSAVLNLVYLPLLMLSTAFVPAEAFPGWLEPVIAASPVSVVIDALRALATGEGVAGAVAPALVWTAALGAVFSWAAVRSFRKAV; this comes from the coding sequence GTGAGCGCTCCACCGACCGCGGCCGCGACGGAGCGGGGACTGGGCAACCTCCTGGCCCAGGGGGCGGCCACGGCCGGGCGCAACATCCGCGCCCGGGCCGACGCGGGCGCCCTGGTGACCCTGGGGGTGTTCCCGGCCGTCTTCGTCTTCGGCTTCCTGCTGCTCTTCGGCAGGCTGCTCGGCCAGCAGGGCGTCGACTACGCCCAGTTCCTGCCGCCCGCGATCATCGTGCAGTGGATGTTCTCGGTGGCCAACAGCGCGGCGCCGATGCTCGCCGCCGACCGGCGCGACGGCCTCATCGCCCGTTACCGCTCCATGCCGGTCAACCGGGGCGCCCTGCTGGTCGGACGCTTCCTGGCGGACACCGTCTGGGCCCTGGTCTCCGTGGCGGTCATCCTGCTGTGCGGGTTCGTCGCCGGTTTCCGGTTCGGGGGCGGAGTGCCCGCCGCGCTCGGCTTCGTCGCGCTCGCGGTGCTGTTCGGGCTGGTGCTGACCGCGGGGACCAGCGCCGTCGGGCTGGCCTCACGCGACCCCGAGTCGGTGTCGGCCGTCCTCAACCTCGTCTACCTGCCCCTGCTGATGCTGTCCACGGCGTTCGTACCGGCCGAGGCCTTCCCCGGCTGGCTCGAACCGGTCATCGCCGCCTCGCCGGTCTCGGTGGTCATCGACGCGCTGCGCGCGCTCGCCACCGGCGAGGGCGTGGCCGGGGCCGTGGCGCCGGCCCTGGTGTGGACGGCCGCGCTGGGCGCCGTCTTCTCGTGGGCGGCCGTCCGCTCCTTCCGGAAGGCGGTGTGA
- a CDS encoding ATP-binding cassette domain-containing protein, which translates to MTALDGVTFDVPPGTVTALLGPNGAGKTTLVHCLSTLLVPDRGTAVVDGHDVRTDPAGVRSSLALTGQFAAVDEVLTGRANLMLFARLLRLPRARARARVGELLDRFGLSDAADASVGSYSGGMRRRLDLAASLIVERPVLVLDEPTTGLDPRTRGDLWNAVRERRDAGTTVLLTTQYLEEADRLADRVVVVDRGGLVAEGSPEQLKARVGGSVCEVRVPPEDRGRARELLRSEAAGVQEEDGALVVPAPDAGTVARLARALDGAGIEPEVLSLRRPTLDEVFLHLTGNPPEGAQASTGGPARDAEAPAGGTGEGSR; encoded by the coding sequence GTGACCGCGCTCGACGGGGTCACCTTCGACGTGCCCCCCGGAACGGTGACCGCGCTCCTCGGACCCAACGGCGCCGGAAAGACCACGCTCGTCCACTGCCTCTCCACGCTGCTCGTCCCGGACCGCGGGACGGCGGTCGTCGACGGACACGACGTGCGCACCGACCCCGCCGGGGTGCGCTCCTCCCTCGCCCTCACCGGCCAGTTCGCCGCGGTCGACGAGGTCCTGACCGGCCGGGCCAACCTGATGCTCTTCGCCCGGCTGCTGCGGCTGCCCCGGGCGAGGGCCAGGGCCAGGGTCGGGGAGCTGCTCGACCGGTTCGGCCTGTCCGACGCCGCGGACGCCTCCGTGGGCTCCTACTCGGGCGGGATGCGGCGGCGTCTGGACCTGGCCGCCAGCCTCATCGTGGAACGGCCGGTCCTGGTCCTGGACGAGCCCACCACCGGCCTCGACCCCCGCACGCGCGGCGACCTGTGGAACGCGGTGCGCGAGCGCCGCGACGCGGGCACCACCGTCCTGCTCACCACCCAGTACCTGGAGGAGGCGGACCGGCTCGCCGACCGCGTCGTGGTCGTGGACCGGGGAGGACTCGTCGCCGAGGGCTCCCCGGAGCAGCTCAAGGCGCGGGTCGGCGGATCGGTGTGCGAGGTGCGGGTCCCCCCGGAGGACCGCGGGCGCGCCCGGGAGCTGCTGCGCTCGGAGGCGGCCGGGGTCCAGGAGGAGGACGGCGCGCTGGTCGTCCCGGCGCCGGACGCGGGCACGGTGGCCCGCCTGGCCCGCGCCCTGGACGGGGCGGGGATCGAACCCGAGGTGCTCAGCCTGCGCAGACCCACCCTGGACGAGGTCTTCCTCCACCTGACCGGAAACCCGCCCGAGGGCGCGCAGGCGTCCACCGGCGGCCCGGCCCGGGACGCGGAGGCGCCCGCCGGCGGAACCGGGGAGGGATCGCGGTGA